The Oryza brachyantha chromosome 7, ObraRS2, whole genome shotgun sequence genomic interval CCCCTTTGTAGGTCAGCATCCCTATTGGACGAAGGTCGTCACGACGGACAGTGTGCCACTCCAATTGATTTGGCGTGGCACTACTATTTGGTAACGCCAGTAGGGACGGCGTGGCGAAAAGGTTCAtccctaaaaataattttcttggaggtttatttttaaaattattgacAATAAAGGTTTattcgataaaaaaattcgAGTGCATATGTtcttaacaatttttttaagacaaaCGAGAATGGCAAGCCTACTtccctccggcggcggcggcggcgacgagtcTACCGAGATCGGACACCTCCCGGACTGCCTCCTCACCAccatcctctccctcctccccctcgacGTCGCGGCGCGCACCACCGCTCTCTCCCGCCGCTGGCCCAACCTCTGGCTCTCCGCcccgctccgcctccgcgactccgatctcccctccccttccccgcatcgctccgccgccatctccaGCATCCTCGCCTCCCACCGTGGCGACGCCGTGCTGTTCCATCTCGCCTCGACTCGCCCGTCCCCCGCCGAGCTCGACTCCTGGctccgagtcctcgccgccagGCGCCTCCGGGAGCTCCTCCTTCAGCCGCCGTCCGAGCCCCTGCCCCTCCCACCGTCCCTCCTCGCCTGCCGCTCCCTCCGCTCCGCCGACCTCACCAACTGCCGCCtacccgccgcggccgcctcctTCCCCCACCTGCACGAGCTCACCCTCCGCTACGccttcgcctcctccgccgcgctccACGGCCTGCTCGCCGGCTGCCCAGCGCTCGCCAGCCTCTCGCTCGACCGTGTCTTCGGCTGCCGGAGCCTCCTCGTGCGCTCCAGGAGCCTGCGCAGCCTGACGGTGTCGGTCTCCTTGCGACGGCGGGAGGAGGTCGGCGATGAGCTGCAGGACCTCCTCGTGGAGGATGCGCCCCTCCTGGAGAGGCTACTCGGGCACGACATCAACTGGGGGCCATCGATGCACGTCCTCCACGCGCCGAGGCTGGAGATCCTCGGCTACTTGGGCATGGGCATCCCATCGCTGCAGATCGGGGCAGCCTTGTTTCGCTCGATGCGCGCCGTTAGACCCGCGGCGGAGTTCCCAAGTGTGAAAATGCTGGCGCTAGAAATGGTTGATCCGCAGGTGAAGCCTGTGGTCGACTTCCTCCGGTGCTTCCCCTGCTTGGAGACACTCTATATCACGGTAATGTGATGCCCAAGTGATGAACACGAATGACTTGAGTGTTTTATTCCTTCCAAATATTGATTGATGTATTTGTTCAATCTAATCTGCAGTCACATATGGTTGTGCCAAGGAGCATGGAAACATTGAAGTGCGATAACATGGACTATTCCATTGAATGCCTCAACCATCACCTCAAGAAAGTGGTGCTTGCAGGATATGAAGGGCGAAGGCGCGAACTTCAGCTTGCGACGTTTCTTGTTTCCAAGGCAAGAGTCCTACAGgttatgaaatttttatgtgCAAATGATTGCAAACCATCATGGTTGACTAGCCAGAAAAGGCGGTTGTGCTTGGACAGTAGGCTATCTTTAGATGCCCAGGTGCTATTCGAGGTTTACAAGAAAGGCCATGCTAGGTTCCGGAAGCATGCTAGTAACATAACTTTAGTTGATCCTTTTGATGTATAAACCTGATTGGTAATATGGCATTATTTTCATTGCTTGTTTGATGGCATCTACATCCCAGAGAATTATATGTTTTGGAACAGTATGAAGCTTGCTGCGACAATGACTAGTTCTGTTAAATGAAGTTTAATTGCATTAGTCAAAATCCTAGTAAAACTATAATTACTTACACTGATGACCGTTTTATGGATGTAATGAATTAACCCAATGGACTAACTAATTAATGAAAGAATGTGTTTCCTTGCAATGTGCATTATTTCAAAAGCATGTATGCGCTGAAATTAGTTCactttattatgttttttcttctagaCATTCCTTACATTATCCTAATATAGctcgttttttttccttttttgctgGGAGGGCCCTGGAAAGGCCAACCAAATTCATTAAGGTAGAAAGCATGTACAGGTGTAGTGGCAACTCAGCGTAGGAGCGGAGTCTGGTCATACAGCCATAACTAGGAGAGTTAAATGtgtggggggtgggggggcgGGCAACTGAAGAACTCGAACGAGTGGACTACTCCTCATAATGTATAAGGAGCCACAAGCAGACTTCATCGCTGAAGAGCTGCGGCACCGACCTACAGCGACTGTAAAAGATACGTGTGTTGCGTTCCTTCCAAATCATCCAGATGACCAGGAGAAAAGCAGAGTTGAAGGGATTTCTTGTAGCTCGTCCGGTAACGTAGGTGTGTCTTGATCCACCATTCGTCTAGGGGCATGTCCAACTTGCTGGGACACTGGAATGAAACATTTGCCCAGCTCTGCTAATACCTCCAGACTCTGTTTGACAAGGCGCAGTGATGGAACAGATGGTCGCAGGTCTTGTCCGCTGCAAAACAGAGGGCACATCTTGGCTGGCAGGGTCAGCCTCTTTTCTGCAGATTATCAGCATGAGAAAACGGCCTTGGATCGCCAACGGCCATGAGAAAGCTCAGTAAAATTTCATCATTCCTACTTTGTTGCTCTTCTCTTGGTATTAGTTGTTGCTTTTGGTATTGTATCTGCTATCTCTTATCATTTTGAATGGCTAATTGGTAGTATTGGTAACTacctatcatttttttttgttgtgaagGTAGACATAATTCACTTAATTGCATGTCATGCCATATATTTTGCAATATCCACCAAATTGTCAGGATTTATTGTACCCACACTCCCACAGTTAGTCTTGTGCTTTAATGGTTTCTACAGTAGTAACAtaaccttttttaaaaaaggacaTTAAGGGTCTGTTTGCATCAACTCTTAGCAAGTTTTACAATACTATGTAGTTTAGATTAAATGGTCAGATAACAAGTTTATTCTTTGGTCAGATTTCTGGATTTCTGGATATTGTAGTTCATAGAGGCATGAAAAGTCCATGCATTCCAAATTGGTACCAAGTTCTAGTTAGAATTTGTTTTAGTGTGTTTCAAATCTACTATTGCATCATCTGTAAAAGGGTTAATCCATCGTTCCATATAACTCCTTAGGAGCACAGgtttttttgttcttcctGTCATGTTCTTCTCTCCATGTACATCATCCAGAATCTTAGTGTGGTTCGACCTTTGCAGTTGTGGGAATTGTTTGTTGGGGTACATTGTGGAGATGTAAAATGGCAGTATTATGATGCAATGTCACTTAATGAGTGTGCAACACCCCTTATTGGCCATAAAATACCAATAGGGAATTCGGAATTGCTCAAACTTTTATTACTTcttccgtttcacaatataagactttctagtcttacctagattcatatggatgctaataaatatataaattatatacattcatcaattgatgaatttagacaagactagaaagtcttacaatatgaaacagatgtattattattttttaccgCAACAAATTGGCTGGCTTAAACAAGACGCAATGTAGGTTTCGCGGCTCTATCGACCTgttcgtaattttttttattccaacAGACTGCTGTAATTTACTCCAGCAATCGGGGAGTAAGAGTAATTAATTTACTGAGGGAACATGTACAATTTGTAATTTACTATGGCAATCAGGGAGTAATTCATTTACTGAGAGAATACGAATATGATCAATTTGTTAATCATTTACTACGGAGTGATTCATTTAGTTCGGAATTTTACACGCGAGATTCCTTTCAGTGCTAAAATTAGGGCGCTCACTGGCGGGTGCTCGTCAAGTGGTATCATGACTACTAAACGATATTTAGAGAACGATATTTCTTTAAGtagattttaactttatactCTTTCAAGTGCTCGCTACCGTACAGATCACTTGTACGGATTATTACTCGTTTTTACATGTAAGTtactaaactactaaatgatttttattaaaaagaagttaattatttcatttttaaagtagattatttattttatactcttTGTATAgatctatctatatatcaatgtatatgttttgtatacgtgtatagattcattatgaaacatataaatctaatcaagattaaaaaatcttataacgtggaacaaataaaataacagtTAATTCTATTGTTTCTAccgttataaaaaataagatatttttttatctttgccCTGAATGGAGCCTGTCGGTGAGaagagaaaatgaaaaaaaataaaaaagagaggaaaaccGTCGGATCTTAATGGACGGCAGATCAACGCATCACATTCGGACGGGGGCAACGGTAAACCAAACTCTCGCGCACCCGCTCCTCCACCGCTTCTTCCTCCTTATCCAAATCTCGGTCTCCCTCctcgctccgccgcctccacctggGCGGCGGCTATGGGCGCCGCTGGCCTCCCGGCACCGGTACTACTCATATCCacgctcccctcctctttgccccccccctccctccttccctcccTAAAGTCCATATCACCAGAGGGCGGCGCCGCACGAACCCGCACCTCACCTCGCGGCTGGTTTCAAAACGCATTGTGCATGTTACTACCTCTCCGATCTCGGTGTGGCATGGCCCTTCTATCTGGCCTCGGGTCGGGCACATGTCCCAGGATCGGCTAGCTTACGGCGACGCGTGGTCCGGTGGAGGTTTTCGCCTTCTATAGGCTAGGCCCTTGGCACTTCTGAGTTTTGTTCGGTAGTTTCGGTGCCCCTTGCTTGGTGTTGCTGGGTTTGCTTTTGTTGGGTACTAGTTTGTTGGGGACATTGGGATATCCAACAAAGTCGTTAGTGCGGTGGATCAGTAGTTTTCTTGTCCCTTGTCGGTTTGCAACAAAGTTAGTTTTGGTTATTTGGTTCGATTGGAGGCTGCAGCTAGTATGTTTGCTTAtcgttgatttattttgtgagCTGGATGCTAATTTTCTTGCCTAATGAAGCTAGGCATGTAAGAATTATAATAGCTGggaaaataactaataatgaTAGACATTTTCGGTTGTTCAATAGTTTATGGATGTAGTTTTAACAGCACTTTATTTCTCCCAACCATGCTGCTCCTCGATTGGGCTTGTCATAATATTTTGTCTAGAGTATTGCATGCAGTATCTCATTTTaatctttgtttttataagaattttttgtGTTTCACTTTGGAAGAAAATTATTCTTTTGAGTTGTGTACACGTCTATATTGCAGGGATGCCTGCAAAAAATTGGACATATCGTTGATGCCGAAAGATTTATACTAAACATATCCAACTGTGGAATCCATAAGGAACTCAGTTTTCGCTGCTTTGCTTCTGATGGGAGTGGTTTTGGAGCTGGTTCTACCAACAGACGGAAAGTATGTTACCTCAATGTTCCTTCTTTTCCATTGATACATGTAGCTTCAGCACATCCTATCTTTGACTATCATAGTTTTGAACAAGAGAGAAACTGAAGCTACTATATAGCCCTATGGTGCCATTACAGGTTCTTAATTCTGTGAATATTATCTTCATTGGAGTCCAAATTGTTTAACGGTTGAAATTTGGTTTGTAGTGGTTCATTTTCCACATTGTTCATGCGTGCTGTTGAAAGAAGTTTAATTCTCTAGTGGTTCActttcccttcttttcctCAGATTAAAAGCAAGAAGAGGCGAAAGGATGTTGCACAGGAACCAAGGTGCATATCTTCAGTTACGCTGCTCCATAAGAGATCTTTTTCCTTCATATCAGGACAAAAGACTAATAGTAACGTTTTTATTACTAATTTATGGATTCATATTGCacctttaaaatttttttacaacacAGTCCACAAGTGCATCTTCAATCACACTGCTCTATAACAGatcttttttccttcataTCAGGAAGAAAGAATAATATTAATGTTTGTATTACTAATTTATGGATTCATATTGCACCTTTAGAGGTTTATTCTAGGAGTAGTTTcagaaaatatagatattgAAGGAAgttaaaaattgtaaatataATTCTGCTAATAAGTATGGCTTACGTTATTATTCACCTTGAAATTTCCCCCCTTTTTCCTAGACTGGTATGTTGTAATTAATAGtctcttttctttaattatatatatctggTGAAAACATGCTTATTCTTCAGTTGTTGAGGGTTGAAAATATGTGTTATTCGGTTGTCTTGTTATTAGCTAAGTAAGGAGCTGCAGGACACAAACAGTACTAAGTAGTGCTGCGAAGGAAaatatttctgtttttttattctcaaTTTTATTCATCAAAGTATTTCTTGTGGTGCAGCAAGGTAATATCCGGAGGTTCCAAGAATAAGGACCAATGTGAGTTACATTATAAGTtttcatttaattatatttgtgtGTTTAACAATTTAGAGTGTGCATTATAAGTTTATAACTGTTGGAGCTAAATTTTACTTTGATGGTTTAAGTTATGCTAAGCTTACTGGTGTGTTTATGTTTCGCTGTAATTAGTTAGGCTAGAAGTCCTAGGTACCCTGTTGACCTATTTCTAGTATAAGTTGGCatgtttatataatatttttcagtaCTGATGTCCATTTATGTTCCCGTAAATAAATGCATTTGGTAATTAATTTAGTTGAAACCATAATGCTAGAAACAGAAACTTTGTTCATTCTTATCTGCTCGTGGCTTCTAAACAGTTCACTGAACAGGATGATAAGTCTAAATTTGCCTGTCatcatatttgctaattattttgtcaaatagttttctctctcttatttTGAGTGTAGTTGAACTTTCTATAGTTTAGTATTTTGGCAAGTAGTTCAGCTCTGCAGAGGTGGTTATCCTTGTTCTTTTCTTACTGCACCAATTAGCTGGCAACCCCAGCTGGGTGGTTGATCTTTGGTATACATATATGActtgtgactattttttttcctttggcaTTGTTTTTTGGTGGAATTGATATTTTCTGTTACTTAATGCATTTCTGCTCTCACTTGGACTTCCATTTTCTTTAGGGGCACCGGAATTAGGGGTTGGAAGGGAAAGTAAAGCTGCCAAAACTGCCATGGATAAGCAATTTCTGGAAAAAGTGGAAGCTGTTCGAAGGTACTGATGAATAATATCATGCTATAGCTAGTAAAAAGGAGATCTATAGTCCATTTGTtctataattaaatacatagctctagttttgtttttattgcaAAACTTGTGAGCAAGTATCAATAAATGTGATGCCAGGAGTGAGAGTGACAGACAGCATGTTTCAAATTGAACAGATCCTTAGTTTTGACCAATATGTACTgacagatataaaaaaaaacatgtaccGATTTAGCCAGCACATTTCGTATCACCTGCAGTATTGCATGAGTGGCCTTTGTACCTTCCAATATGTACTGCTCCTTTCTGGCTATCCCCAGCTCTGTTAAGAGG includes:
- the LOC102707697 gene encoding FBD-associated F-box protein At3g52670-like; its protein translation is MASLLPSGGGGGDESTEIGHLPDCLLTTILSLLPLDVAARTTALSRRWPNLWLSAPLRLRDSDLPSPSPHRSAAISSILASHRGDAVLFHLASTRPSPAELDSWLRVLAARRLRELLLQPPSEPLPLPPSLLACRSLRSADLTNCRLPAAAASFPHLHELTLRYAFASSAALHGLLAGCPALASLSLDRVFGCRSLLVRSRSLRSLTVSVSLRRREEVGDELQDLLVEDAPLLERLLGHDINWGPSMHVLHAPRLEILGYLGMGIPSLQIGAALFRSMRAVRPAAEFPSVKMLALEMVDPQVKPVVDFLRCFPCLETLYITSHMVVPRSMETLKCDNMDYSIECLNHHLKKVVLAGYEGRRRELQLATFLVSKARVLQVMKFLCANDCKPSWLTSQKRRLCLDSRLSLDAQVLFEVYKKGHARFRKHASNITLVDPFDV